From Sphingomonas bisphenolicum, one genomic window encodes:
- a CDS encoding CinA family protein — MSEQEAETLSPVLPDDVEEAAGALLKAACAARAKLVTAESCTGGLLASLLTDIEGASHAFERGFVVYSEESKCALLGIRRERIDSCGAVSKEVAVAMAQGAITHSLGDVALAVTGYAGEAPKGKEAGLVHFAWARRGGETVHRVEHFGDIGRGPVRINALRVALDMMRQAVDEL, encoded by the coding sequence TTGAGCGAGCAAGAGGCGGAGACGCTCTCACCCGTTCTTCCCGACGACGTGGAAGAAGCGGCGGGCGCGTTGCTGAAGGCCGCCTGCGCCGCCCGCGCGAAGCTGGTGACGGCCGAAAGCTGCACCGGCGGCCTGCTCGCCTCGCTGCTGACCGATATCGAAGGCGCGAGCCATGCCTTTGAACGCGGCTTTGTCGTTTATAGCGAAGAATCAAAATGCGCATTGCTGGGCATAAGGCGCGAGCGGATCGACAGCTGCGGTGCCGTCAGCAAGGAGGTTGCCGTCGCGATGGCGCAGGGCGCCATCACTCACTCCCTCGGAGATGTGGCGCTCGCCGTGACCGGCTATGCCGGGGAAGCCCCCAAGGGCAAGGAAGCGGGCCTAGTCCATTTCGCCTGGGCGCGGCGGGGCGGCGAGACAGTGCATCGGGTCGAGCATTTCGGCGATATCGGGCGCGGACCGGTGCGCATAAACGCGCTGCGCGTGGCGTTGGATATGATGAGGCAGGCCGTTGACGAACTCTGA
- a CDS encoding exonuclease/endonuclease/phosphatase family protein: MRNLPSPPALSLIELDAPVVCLGDFNVMPTDLDVYAPDRWREDALFAPEIRAAYARLIDQGWQNALRHRHSHETIYTFWKYLRQSFARNAGYGLTISC, encoded by the coding sequence TTGCGTAACCTGCCTTCGCCGCCAGCGCTCTCATTAATCGAACTGGATGCGCCGGTCGTTTGCCTCGGCGACTTCAACGTCATGCCGACCGACCTCGACGTCTATGCGCCCGATCGGTGGCGGGAGGACGCGCTGTTCGCGCCGGAAATAAGGGCGGCCTATGCGCGGCTGATCGACCAGGGATGGCAGAATGCCCTGCGGCATCGGCATTCGCATGAGACGATCTACACCTTCTGGAAATATCTGCGGCAATCATTCGCGCGCAATGCGGGTTACGGATTGACCATATCCTGCTGA
- a CDS encoding ISL3 family transposase: MHGRFQRARLAPEGFAVVSLQGVGDDFHIQLRSRCLSGVCPDCGRPSQRVQSRYVRRPSDLQLAGRRVVLTIQARRFWCDAVVCGRRIFCERFDVGVLARYGRRTQRLETIVHHLGLALGGRPGAAFANRLMVPVSKDTLLRVVRRHAVDRCDDLHVVGIDDFAFRRGQTYGTIVCDLERRKPVTLLPDRALETSRAWLAKRPSISIVARDRGGGYGEAIARGLPHAEQVADRWHLMENSSRAFLDAVSKSMRQIRQAVGSNVVDPKLLTYAEKLQYEGYLRRQETNEAIQELAKSGTSIRQIVRQTGHSRKLVRDVLRGQRLDVFRTRPSALDSWLPWLNERWDTGSRNALALWREMRAEGFVGQRGIVSQWAQRRRLAEKAGQSGLMRTPSARVLARLMTSAQDGLGKSDAILVAVIENCVPELVTARKAIGDFQSMIRSKSAAKLDGWIELAKDSLVASFVNGVEKDLIAVRNAIISPWSNGQTEGQITRLKLIKRQMYGRAKLDLLRARVVGV; this comes from the coding sequence ATGCACGGGCGATTTCAACGAGCGCGTCTTGCCCCTGAAGGCTTTGCGGTGGTGTCGCTGCAGGGTGTCGGAGATGATTTCCATATTCAACTGCGTTCTCGCTGCCTTTCAGGCGTTTGTCCGGATTGTGGCCGCCCAAGCCAGCGAGTTCAGAGCCGGTATGTGCGGAGACCTTCGGATTTACAGTTGGCGGGCCGCCGTGTCGTTCTAACGATCCAGGCGCGCCGCTTCTGGTGTGACGCGGTCGTGTGCGGTCGACGCATCTTCTGCGAACGGTTCGATGTAGGTGTCCTGGCGCGATATGGCCGGCGTACTCAACGTCTTGAGACAATTGTCCACCATCTGGGCCTCGCATTGGGCGGGAGACCTGGAGCCGCATTTGCCAACCGTCTAATGGTGCCGGTGAGCAAGGACACTTTGCTGCGGGTGGTGCGGCGGCACGCTGTTGATCGATGTGACGACCTCCATGTTGTCGGTATTGATGATTTTGCCTTCCGCCGAGGTCAGACTTACGGAACGATTGTCTGCGATCTGGAGCGCCGCAAGCCGGTCACCCTTCTGCCTGATCGAGCACTGGAAACGTCACGGGCCTGGCTTGCCAAACGCCCGTCCATATCCATCGTCGCTCGAGACCGCGGCGGCGGTTATGGTGAGGCGATCGCACGAGGGCTCCCTCATGCCGAGCAGGTTGCCGATCGTTGGCATCTCATGGAAAATTCGAGCCGAGCCTTTCTCGACGCCGTCAGCAAATCCATGCGGCAGATCAGGCAAGCGGTCGGCAGCAATGTCGTCGACCCCAAGCTTCTCACCTATGCTGAGAAGCTGCAGTACGAAGGTTACCTTCGTCGTCAGGAAACCAATGAGGCAATCCAGGAACTGGCCAAAAGCGGCACTTCCATCCGGCAGATTGTCCGGCAGACTGGTCACAGCCGCAAACTCGTTCGGGACGTCCTACGCGGACAGCGCCTAGACGTCTTTCGTACTCGGCCAAGCGCTCTGGACAGTTGGTTGCCGTGGCTGAACGAGCGCTGGGATACCGGATCCCGCAACGCCTTGGCGCTCTGGCGTGAGATGCGTGCAGAAGGTTTTGTTGGACAGCGAGGGATCGTCTCGCAGTGGGCTCAACGGCGCCGCCTCGCTGAAAAGGCCGGCCAAAGCGGCCTTATGCGCACACCCTCGGCGCGGGTTCTGGCTCGCCTGATGACCTCCGCTCAGGATGGATTGGGCAAATCAGATGCCATCCTCGTTGCCGTCATCGAGAACTGTGTCCCTGAGTTGGTGACGGCACGCAAAGCAATCGGCGATTTCCAATCGATGATCAGATCAAAGTCAGCCGCGAAACTTGATGGGTGGATCGAGCTGGCCAAGGACAGCCTTGTCGCTTCCTTTGTCAACGGTGTAGAAAAGGACCTGATTGCGGTACGCAACGCGATCATTTCACCGTGGTCAAATGGGCAGACCGAGGGCCAAATCACTCGCCTCAAGCTGATAAAACGACAGATGTATGGTCGAGCGAAGCTGGACCTGCTGCGCGCTCGCGTGGTCGGCGTATGA
- a CDS encoding response regulator, which yields MRVEWSSFEKRGRTWLAIDWVETGAPPHGRVMRRGFGSDLIEGKIPYELGGTGSISIEPVGARCHLEFPLKEGESILETDAPSPTIVCGGTLDMTGAPDLTGRNVLVVEDDYYIAGDTAAALRGAGAKVLGPCPSEDATLDLLETATPTHAVLDLNLGGGEPRFEIAHALKERGVPFNFLTGYDPDAVPEDLACVVRLQKPVTFRNIVEAVAQL from the coding sequence TTGCGTGTCGAATGGTCCTCCTTCGAGAAGCGCGGCCGCACCTGGCTGGCGATCGACTGGGTCGAAACAGGTGCACCGCCGCACGGCAGAGTGATGCGGCGCGGGTTCGGAAGTGATCTGATAGAAGGCAAGATCCCCTACGAGTTGGGCGGCACGGGAAGCATCAGCATCGAACCGGTCGGCGCACGCTGTCACCTGGAGTTTCCGCTTAAAGAGGGTGAAAGCATTCTTGAAACCGATGCGCCATCGCCGACGATTGTGTGTGGAGGAACACTGGATATGACCGGAGCGCCTGACCTGACCGGTCGCAATGTGCTCGTCGTCGAGGATGATTACTACATCGCTGGCGACACCGCCGCCGCACTGCGCGGCGCAGGCGCTAAGGTGCTTGGTCCCTGTCCGAGCGAGGATGCGACGCTCGATCTGCTGGAAACAGCGACGCCGACGCATGCAGTGCTCGATCTTAATCTGGGTGGCGGTGAGCCGCGATTTGAGATCGCGCATGCGCTGAAGGAACGCGGCGTACCGTTCAACTTTCTGACAGGATACGACCCGGACGCTGTCCCGGAAGACCTCGCCTGTGTGGTCCGGCTGCAAAAGCCGGTGACTTTCCGCAACATTGTGGAAGCCGTCGCTCAACTTTAG
- the ligD gene encoding non-homologous end-joining DNA ligase, protein MAINSLREDKKPEAVVLEKPAAQLSSPVAIRNRERVIFPESSITKGALADYFAQIAPLMLPWAGSRPISLVRCTQGRAKKCFFQKHDAESFGDAVRHIGITEKVCHEEAYLYIDTPEGLLTCVQMGTIEFHGWGVRIEDVEKADRLVFDVDPDEGLDFEAVRSAAFQFRDILASIGLATFPMLTGGKGVHVTAPLTPRADWAEIKDFAHRLAKAVAQNDPEHFTAALPKAQRNGRIFVDYLRNQRGATAVMPYSARARPGAPVAAPLSWKEMETIDKPSHFTIADGKALAKRATSKALSGWGRADQSCPTFENRHL, encoded by the coding sequence GTGGCAATCAACAGCCTACGCGAAGACAAGAAGCCTGAGGCGGTGGTTCTGGAAAAGCCGGCGGCGCAGCTCTCGTCGCCGGTCGCCATCAGAAACCGAGAGCGGGTCATCTTTCCCGAAAGCAGCATCACCAAGGGCGCGCTTGCAGACTATTTTGCGCAGATCGCGCCCCTGATGCTTCCCTGGGCTGGGTCGCGACCGATCAGCCTCGTGCGCTGTACGCAGGGGCGGGCGAAGAAATGCTTCTTCCAGAAGCATGATGCCGAGTCCTTTGGCGATGCGGTGCGCCACATCGGCATCACGGAGAAGGTCTGTCATGAGGAAGCCTATCTTTATATAGATACGCCTGAGGGCCTTCTGACCTGCGTCCAGATGGGTACGATCGAATTTCATGGCTGGGGCGTGCGGATCGAAGATGTCGAGAAGGCCGATCGCCTGGTCTTCGACGTTGATCCCGATGAGGGGCTGGACTTCGAAGCCGTGCGATCGGCTGCCTTCCAGTTTCGCGACATATTGGCCTCGATCGGCCTTGCGACCTTTCCGATGCTGACCGGTGGAAAGGGCGTGCATGTGACAGCGCCGCTGACGCCGCGGGCCGACTGGGCCGAGATCAAGGACTTCGCCCACCGTCTGGCGAAAGCCGTGGCGCAAAATGATCCGGAGCATTTCACCGCAGCGCTCCCCAAGGCCCAGCGCAATGGCCGCATCTTCGTCGATTATCTGCGTAACCAGCGCGGCGCGACGGCGGTCATGCCTTACAGCGCCCGCGCCCGTCCCGGCGCCCCGGTCGCGGCGCCGCTTAGCTGGAAGGAAATGGAGACGATCGACAAGCCCTCCCACTTCACCATCGCTGATGGCAAAGCGCTGGCGAAGCGAGCGACTTCAAAGGCTCTGTCCGGCTGGGGCCGCGCCGATCAATCGTGCCCAACCTTTGAAAATCGCCACCTATAA
- a CDS encoding DUF4142 domain-containing protein, protein MKMQFATVAISLAALTLGGCGKKVDTASNNGAAAPMNSVNTIEPAPVAESAGQTFANAAAASDTFEIESSRLAQANSQSTSVKKFAESMIKAHTDSTAKLGQAASASSPAIVPKPILSSAQQQSLDALKGKKGADFDAAYIEAQTKGHKETLDTLKAYSASGEVPSLKEFAAKLIPIVTAHLNMAKGLKS, encoded by the coding sequence ATGAAGATGCAGTTCGCGACGGTGGCGATATCATTGGCAGCGCTGACGCTCGGCGGGTGCGGCAAGAAGGTCGATACGGCGTCCAACAACGGCGCGGCGGCGCCGATGAACAGCGTCAACACCATCGAACCGGCGCCCGTTGCGGAGAGCGCAGGCCAGACGTTCGCCAATGCGGCAGCGGCGAGCGATACATTCGAAATCGAAAGCTCAAGATTGGCGCAAGCCAACAGCCAGTCGACGTCCGTGAAGAAATTCGCGGAGTCGATGATTAAGGCGCATACCGATTCAACGGCAAAGCTCGGCCAGGCGGCGAGCGCTTCGTCCCCGGCCATCGTGCCCAAGCCGATCCTGTCCAGCGCGCAACAACAGTCGCTCGACGCGCTCAAGGGCAAGAAAGGGGCCGACTTCGATGCCGCCTATATCGAAGCGCAGACCAAGGGACATAAGGAGACGCTCGACACGCTTAAAGCCTATTCGGCCAGTGGCGAGGTTCCCTCATTGAAGGAGTTCGCGGCCAAACTTATTCCCATCGTGACAGCCCATCTCAACATGGCGAAGGGCCTCAAGTCCTGA
- a CDS encoding PRC-barrel domain-containing protein: MIAAMMTAANLGARVTGWGFGVFTLGSIAWSIVGFSSGQANLLATNGFLTLVNLIGVWRWLGKQRAYEDGGKSAAQASQRSLYPTLFTATSVAGMPVVDAEGETIGKAVEALVTCESGTVSYVVVASGDWAGVNEELRAVDRADMNFASDRLTLLRSRAWFDSLAPLPEGEWPAAPKAFEEKRSR; encoded by the coding sequence ATGATTGCGGCCATGATGACCGCAGCCAATCTGGGCGCACGCGTCACGGGCTGGGGTTTCGGGGTCTTCACCCTGGGATCGATCGCCTGGTCGATAGTCGGTTTCTCTTCGGGACAGGCAAACCTGCTTGCCACCAACGGATTTCTAACTCTGGTCAATCTCATCGGCGTCTGGCGCTGGCTTGGCAAGCAGCGCGCCTATGAAGATGGTGGCAAGTCCGCCGCTCAGGCAAGCCAGCGATCCCTCTATCCAACTCTTTTTACCGCGACGAGCGTCGCTGGCATGCCGGTCGTTGATGCTGAAGGCGAGACGATCGGAAAAGCTGTCGAAGCCCTCGTGACCTGCGAAAGCGGCACGGTAAGTTACGTCGTGGTCGCATCTGGCGATTGGGCGGGCGTGAATGAAGAACTTCGCGCTGTGGATCGGGCGGACATGAACTTTGCCAGTGATCGGCTGACGCTGCTGCGCTCACGCGCGTGGTTCGATAGCCTGGCGCCCCTTCCCGAGGGAGAATGGCCCGCGGCACCGAAGGCGTTTGAGGAGAAGCGGAGCAGATGA
- a CDS encoding NAD(+) synthase, translated as MTNSERFASIHTHGLIRAAAATPRASVGDVAANAAAILALARQAAVGGADLVLFPELSLSSYAIDDLHLQEALLDRVEAEIGALIDASADLPLLLVGAPLRRKGRLYNCALAIARRRLLGVVPKSFLPNYREYYEKRWFAPGAGLSGLDIDVAGHRAPFGTDLLFAAEGWADFTVHVEICEDYWAPLPPSTMGALAGALLLCNLSASNITIGKARDRHLLSASQSARCIAAYVYSAAGPGESTTDLAWDGQAMMHEMGDLLGESTRFGDEAELLYSDVDLQRLRLERMRNGTFNDSAVAAGDPENRFRTIGFPFTARTDDTGLRRPVRRFPFAPSDPLQLDADCYEAFNIQVEALVTRFRATAGRHFVIGVSGGLDSTHALIVAAKACDRLDLPRSAILGYTMPGFATGEATKGNAWALMNALGVAGEEIDIRPAARQMLADMGHPFARGERVYDVTFENVQAGLRTDYLFRLANRHGGFVVGTGDLSELALGWCTYGVGDQMSHYAVNSGVPKTLIQYLIRWCIATDQFDEAAKTVLDAILNTEISPELVPVDAGGALQSTESKVGPYALNDFFLHHIVRQGLPPSKVAFLAWHAWCDPVSGEWPAGYPDDAKTAYDLPTIRHWLENFLRRFFGMSQYKRSAIPNGPKVSSGGALSPRGDWRAPSDGNATLWLDELEKGMGQP; from the coding sequence TTGACGAACTCTGAGCGTTTCGCATCCATCCATACCCATGGCCTGATCCGCGCCGCCGCCGCGACGCCCCGTGCGAGCGTCGGCGATGTCGCAGCCAATGCCGCCGCGATACTGGCACTGGCGCGGCAGGCCGCCGTCGGAGGAGCCGACCTTGTCCTCTTCCCCGAACTCAGCCTGTCCTCCTACGCGATCGACGACCTCCACCTTCAGGAAGCGTTGCTGGACCGGGTCGAGGCGGAGATCGGCGCGCTGATCGACGCCAGCGCAGACTTGCCGTTGCTGCTGGTCGGCGCGCCATTGCGCCGCAAGGGACGCCTTTATAATTGTGCACTTGCCATCGCGCGGCGACGGCTGCTGGGTGTGGTGCCCAAAAGCTTCCTGCCCAATTATCGCGAATATTATGAGAAGCGCTGGTTTGCGCCTGGCGCTGGCTTGTCGGGACTGGATATCGATGTGGCCGGCCATCGCGCGCCATTCGGCACGGACCTGCTGTTCGCGGCGGAAGGCTGGGCCGATTTCACCGTCCACGTCGAGATTTGCGAGGATTATTGGGCGCCGCTGCCGCCTTCGACCATGGGCGCACTCGCCGGCGCGCTGCTGCTCTGCAATCTTTCCGCGTCCAATATCACCATTGGTAAGGCGCGCGACCGACACCTACTATCGGCATCGCAATCGGCGCGCTGCATTGCGGCCTATGTCTATTCGGCGGCCGGCCCAGGTGAAAGTACCACTGATCTCGCCTGGGATGGACAGGCGATGATGCATGAAATGGGCGATCTGCTAGGAGAATCCACGCGCTTTGGTGACGAAGCCGAGCTGCTCTATTCCGATGTAGACCTTCAGCGGCTGCGCTTGGAGCGGATGCGCAATGGGACCTTCAATGACAGCGCGGTCGCCGCCGGTGATCCCGAGAATCGCTTTCGCACCATAGGCTTTCCCTTCACGGCTCGAACCGACGACACCGGCTTGCGCAGGCCGGTGCGACGCTTTCCGTTCGCGCCTTCCGACCCGCTGCAACTTGATGCCGACTGCTATGAGGCGTTCAACATCCAGGTGGAGGCGCTCGTCACCCGCTTCCGCGCGACGGCGGGCAGGCATTTCGTCATCGGCGTGTCGGGCGGCCTCGATTCCACCCATGCGCTCATCGTCGCCGCCAAGGCGTGCGACCGGCTCGACCTGCCGCGCTCGGCGATCCTGGGCTATACGATGCCTGGCTTTGCCACGGGGGAGGCGACAAAGGGCAATGCCTGGGCGCTGATGAACGCCCTGGGCGTCGCGGGCGAAGAGATCGACATCCGCCCAGCGGCGCGGCAGATGCTGGCCGACATGGGCCATCCGTTCGCGCGCGGCGAGCGGGTCTATGACGTGACGTTCGAAAATGTACAGGCGGGCCTGCGCACCGATTATCTGTTCCGCCTCGCCAACCGGCATGGGGGCTTCGTCGTCGGGACGGGCGACCTGAGCGAGCTGGCGCTTGGCTGGTGCACCTATGGCGTGGGCGACCAGATGAGCCATTATGCCGTCAACAGCGGCGTGCCCAAGACGCTCATCCAATATCTGATCCGCTGGTGCATCGCGACCGACCAGTTCGATGAGGCGGCGAAAACGGTGCTGGACGCGATCCTCAACACCGAAATTTCGCCCGAATTGGTGCCGGTCGATGCCGGCGGCGCGCTGCAAAGCACGGAATCGAAGGTCGGCCCCTATGCGCTGAACGACTTCTTCCTCCACCATATCGTCCGGCAGGGCCTGCCGCCTTCCAAGGTCGCGTTCCTCGCCTGGCACGCCTGGTGTGATCCGGTCTCAGGTGAATGGCCGGCGGGCTATCCCGACGACGCGAAAACTGCTTATGATCTCCCGACCATCCGGCACTGGCTCGAAAACTTCCTGCGCCGTTTTTTCGGCATGAGCCAATATAAGCGGTCCGCCATCCCCAACGGACCCAAGGTCTCGTCCGGCGGCGCGCTATCGCCGCGCGGCGACTGGCGCGCGCCGTCCGACGGCAACGCCACCCTGTGGCTGGACGAACTGGAGAAAGGGATGGGTCAACCCTGA
- a CDS encoding alpha-ketoglutarate-dependent dioxygenase AlkB: MSANGQIDLFAPPLLPGLGYGPDLVSAEEEARLIDRINRAPLTPFRFQQWTGKRLTCSYGWSYDFEHGRFGPTDPLPDWLVPLRDRAARFAGLGADSLAQALLIRYDPGAGIGWHKDRPVFEHVVGISLGAHTSMRFRRRTAKGFERRAVRLAPRSIYVMSDEARDDWEHSIAGMDEPRWSITFRSLKPDFQRQVAPLSDG, from the coding sequence ATGTCGGCAAACGGGCAGATCGACCTTTTTGCCCCGCCTCTCCTGCCGGGTCTTGGCTACGGACCTGATCTGGTAAGCGCAGAGGAAGAGGCCAGGCTTATTGACCGCATCAATCGCGCGCCGCTCACGCCCTTTCGCTTTCAGCAGTGGACCGGCAAGCGGCTCACCTGCAGCTATGGCTGGAGCTATGATTTTGAACATGGCCGGTTCGGGCCGACCGATCCCCTGCCCGACTGGCTGGTTCCGCTACGCGACCGCGCCGCGCGCTTCGCAGGTCTTGGCGCGGACAGTCTCGCCCAGGCATTGCTCATCCGCTACGATCCCGGCGCCGGCATTGGCTGGCACAAGGATCGGCCGGTATTCGAGCATGTCGTGGGCATCTCGCTTGGGGCACACACATCCATGCGTTTCCGTCGACGAACAGCGAAGGGATTTGAACGACGCGCAGTCCGGCTCGCGCCGCGATCCATCTATGTGATGAGCGACGAGGCGAGAGACGACTGGGAGCACAGCATCGCCGGAATGGATGAGCCGCGCTGGTCCATCACCTTCCGCAGCCTGAAGCCAGACTTTCAAAGACAAGTTGCCCCTTTGAGCGATGGCTGA
- a CDS encoding DUF6771 family protein, which translates to MDDHLKAIIERTVERAPQWLRNDLGGKDGNARRSAEETLAAMIANALHEGAGEKPRA; encoded by the coding sequence ATGGACGACCATTTAAAAGCGATCATCGAACGGACGGTCGAACGCGCGCCCCAATGGCTTCGCAATGATCTTGGCGGTAAGGATGGTAATGCCCGCCGCAGCGCTGAGGAGACGCTTGCAGCCATGATCGCTAACGCACTGCACGAAGGGGCCGGCGAAAAACCGAGGGCGTGA
- a CDS encoding SOS response-associated peptidase family protein: protein MIRSWSVTTRSPGELNPLSRLHCMAAGLSEVAHYFGAEMPVPVDLPSETTEGACGLVVFENKGRRVIRGVSWGFPRLTREMRERGEEPGIIGLVADLTNPMWDQMALDPRYRCLIVMSHFANPDGVPGARTRTWFSLNHMPLMAWAGFCRNIPDQGPRFAGVSMDANAAVAPTNDRMPVLLDPHEYDRWLHSPIQDVIGFQFRAPFSAERFKVERTQDLWNSGKRPPSADKQLALL from the coding sequence ATGATCCGCAGTTGGTCAGTGACGACGAGGTCCCCTGGTGAGCTGAATCCCCTGTCTCGTCTTCATTGCATGGCGGCTGGCTTGTCGGAGGTCGCCCACTATTTCGGCGCTGAAATGCCGGTGCCGGTCGACTTGCCGTCCGAGACGACAGAGGGCGCTTGTGGCCTGGTGGTCTTCGAGAACAAAGGACGGCGCGTCATACGCGGTGTGAGCTGGGGCTTTCCCCGGCTTACCCGAGAGATGCGCGAGCGAGGCGAAGAGCCAGGGATCATCGGGTTGGTAGCGGATCTCACCAATCCGATGTGGGATCAGATGGCGCTCGATCCGCGTTATCGATGCCTGATCGTCATGAGCCATTTTGCAAACCCTGACGGCGTGCCCGGCGCGCGAACACGCACCTGGTTTTCGCTCAATCATATGCCGCTGATGGCCTGGGCCGGTTTCTGTCGGAACATCCCCGACCAAGGGCCGCGCTTTGCCGGCGTGTCGATGGACGCCAACGCTGCGGTCGCGCCGACCAATGATCGCATGCCCGTCCTGCTCGATCCGCACGAATATGACCGCTGGTTGCACAGCCCAATCCAGGATGTGATTGGCTTTCAGTTTCGTGCCCCCTTCTCCGCCGAGCGGTTCAAGGTCGAGAGGACGCAGGATCTGTGGAATAGCGGCAAGCGGCCGCCATCCGCCGACAAACAGCTGGCGCTGCTGTGA
- a CDS encoding alpha-ketoglutarate-dependent dioxygenase AlkB produces the protein MQQADLFDTASGLPTGPEGLTYRSDVIDTATEAHLIAAVDALPLAPFRFQGWLGKRLTCSFGWSYDFDTAQVAAAPPIPDWLMPIRRKAAELLAIGEAELVQALLIRYDPGAGIGWHRDRPIFGHVAGLSLGAPATLRLRRRRENGFDRHPVSLARRSLYGLSGPVRTLWEHSIAPMEDTRWSITFRSLTDKGRRLLG, from the coding sequence ATGCAACAGGCCGATCTTTTCGACACAGCCTCTGGATTGCCCACCGGGCCGGAAGGTCTGACCTATCGATCCGACGTCATCGATACCGCCACCGAAGCGCACCTCATTGCCGCGGTCGATGCATTGCCGCTCGCCCCATTTCGGTTTCAGGGTTGGCTCGGCAAGCGCCTGACCTGTTCGTTCGGCTGGTCCTATGATTTCGACACCGCGCAGGTCGCGGCAGCCCCGCCGATTCCCGACTGGCTGATGCCGATAAGGCGCAAAGCGGCGGAACTGCTCGCGATCGGCGAGGCTGAGCTCGTTCAGGCGCTGCTGATCCGCTACGATCCGGGCGCGGGTATCGGATGGCATCGAGATCGGCCGATCTTCGGCCATGTCGCCGGTCTGTCGCTGGGTGCGCCGGCCACGCTGCGGTTGCGGCGGCGCAGGGAGAACGGATTCGATCGCCACCCTGTCTCATTGGCGCGCCGATCCCTTTATGGGCTGTCCGGCCCCGTACGCACTCTATGGGAGCACAGCATCGCGCCTATGGAGGATACCCGCTGGTCAATCACCTTCCGCAGCCTGACGGATAAGGGACGCAGGCTGCTCGGCTGA
- a CDS encoding DUF3597 domain-containing protein produces MGIFSKIRDKIFGHDDQRASSGTPAPATNVQTTNPPPPTTTPPASPATATASPEATSLPQVDVGAVLSAMADARGGGGNYQSSIVDLLKLLDLDSSLAARKELADELAVHEGADGSAEQNIALHRAVMTKLAENGGVVPDSLRD; encoded by the coding sequence ATGGGCATCTTCAGCAAGATTAGAGACAAGATTTTTGGTCATGACGACCAGAGGGCGAGCAGTGGCACCCCTGCACCCGCCACGAATGTCCAGACCACCAACCCGCCCCCGCCGACCACTACGCCCCCTGCGTCGCCCGCCACGGCCACCGCGTCACCTGAGGCAACGTCGCTGCCGCAGGTCGATGTCGGCGCGGTCCTTTCGGCCATGGCCGACGCCAGGGGCGGCGGGGGAAATTATCAAAGTTCGATCGTCGATCTGTTGAAGCTGCTCGATCTCGATTCCAGCCTTGCTGCGCGCAAGGAACTGGCCGACGAACTGGCTGTCCATGAAGGCGCTGACGGCAGCGCAGAGCAGAATATCGCGCTGCACAGGGCGGTGATGACGAAACTCGCTGAAAATGGCGGCGTGGTTCCCGATAGCCTGCGCGACTAA